Proteins encoded within one genomic window of Anastrepha ludens isolate Willacy chromosome 4, idAnaLude1.1, whole genome shotgun sequence:
- the LOC128860917 gene encoding uncharacterized protein LOC128860917 — MPLQPEPPDKTTNRFSLLSQFDDYTSDYSFPPLTYKQTSLNQPKYITIKSPNNELQKLSPFVIKKSLDAISTQIENIKQLKDGSLLILTRNSKVAEKFLKLKTIANLCPVTTKYQDNLNTIKGIIYAPCLNEVNEEEILRELKIQGVTGIYKFTRMTEGKVVPTGKIVLSFDLYHLPKVIDIAWYKVKVAPYYPTPMRCKNCQLLGHTKIRCTNTATCEGCNLPPHSPSDCTRKQCANCGSDHASSDKDCPRFKQTQEILKIKTITKCSMGEALRKYNENNTQTVKSKSTYANVTITSQSTSTNKTPSSPTTTSTTIGKRPATSPPTKTSISKLQKTKNSLETNSLNNPTNKTTSNSLTQTANAKQTQNSPHHISQQTNNILESLSTISPCSKITQELLKKNDYFMPISDSDEEPKL, encoded by the coding sequence atgCCATTACAACCAGAACCGCCAGACAAAACAACAAACAGATTTTCTTTACTAAGCCAATTTGACGACTATACTTCCGACTACTCTTTTCCGCCGctcacatacaaacaaacatcacTCAATCAACCCAAATACATAACTATTAAATCACCTAATAATGAACTACAAAAACTCAGTCCtttcgtaattaaaaaatcgttagACGCAATATCTACCCAAATCGAAAACATTAAACAACTTAAAGACGGCTCACTACTGATACTAACACGTAACTCAAAAGTAGCTGAGAAATTTCTAAAGTTAAAAACGATTGCTAACCTCTGTCCAGTGACAACAAAATATCAAGACAATCTAAACACAATAAAGGGAATAATATACGCGCCTTGCCTAAACGAAGTAAACGAGGAGGAGATTTTGCGGGAACTTAAAATCCAAGGCGTGACTGGTATATATAAGTTTACCCGCATGACTGAGGGCAAAGTTGTTCCTACTGGCAAAATTGTCTTATCTTTTGACCTCTACCACCTACCCAAAGTCATCGACATAGCTTGGTATAAAGTTAAGGTCGCCCCTTACTATCCAACACCTATGCGCTGCAAAAACTGCCAACTACTAGGACACACAAAAATACGCTGCACCAATACTGCTACATGCGAAGGCTGCAATCTTCCACCCCACTCTCCATCCGACTGTACACGTAAACAATGTGCAAACTGTGGCAGCGATCATGCATCGTCAGACAAAGACTGCCCAAGATTTAAACAGACTCAAGAAATTCTAAAAATCAAAACCATCACAAAATGCTCCATGGGCGAAGCACTGCGCAAATACAACGAAAATAATACACAAACTGTAAAATCCAAAAGCACTTATGCAAACGTCACCATAACAAGTCAATCAACATCCACTAACAAGACACCATCATCACCAACGACAACAAGTACAACAATAGGAAAACGCCCTGCTACATCCCCACCAACAAAAACTAGTAtatcaaaactacaaaaaacaaagaattcaCTCGAAACCAATAGTTTAAATAATCCTACTAACAAAACAACATCAAACTCACTCACTCAAACCGCTAACGCCAAACAAACGCAAAACTCACCACACCACATATCCCAACAAACCAATAATATTCTGGAAAGCCTTTCTACTATCTCACCATGCAGCAAAATTACTCaagaattactaaaaaaaaacgattatttCATGCCCATATCCGACTCCGACGAAGAACCTAAACTATAA